One Paraburkholderia agricolaris DNA segment encodes these proteins:
- a CDS encoding porin yields the protein MQASYRNRLGTILGLVGACALGAAQSAHAQSSVTLYGIVDGSLLYTSKTLNPATGQSAGHQYSFTDSGLSGSRFGMRGAEDLGGSTRAIFELESGISIANGSLSNSNGNEFGRQAWVGIDSRYGTVKAGLQFSPFFLAVYDFDPREMSYFGSGLVTYLNNVYVTGLFNPNGISYTSPEIAGLQASAMMALGGTAGDFQAGRQYSASLRYHLGSLTVDAALYSGNAGGSAASIAIPSVVEFDGRAIGASYVFNNLTVKASYVQYKVAGSFNDRVYSGGASYRITPALTVDAGVWVTRDGNNSSNNSILASTGLDYSLSKATVVYGQAGFVTNHGAMHTGLSVNNALNEATGTTAGVNLGIRHMF from the coding sequence ATGCAGGCAAGTTATCGCAATCGGCTTGGAACCATTCTTGGATTAGTCGGCGCATGCGCGCTAGGCGCCGCTCAAAGCGCCCATGCGCAAAGCAGCGTCACGCTGTACGGTATCGTCGACGGCTCCCTGCTCTACACCAGCAAAACACTCAACCCGGCGACCGGCCAGAGCGCCGGGCATCAGTACTCGTTTACCGACAGCGGCCTGTCTGGTTCGCGCTTCGGCATGCGTGGCGCGGAAGATCTCGGCGGCAGCACGCGCGCGATCTTCGAACTCGAAAGCGGCATCAGCATCGCCAACGGCTCGCTCAGCAATTCGAACGGCAACGAATTCGGCCGTCAGGCATGGGTCGGCATCGATAGCCGCTACGGTACGGTCAAGGCCGGCCTGCAATTCTCGCCCTTCTTCCTCGCGGTGTACGACTTCGATCCGCGCGAGATGTCGTATTTCGGCAGCGGTCTGGTCACCTACCTCAATAACGTCTACGTGACCGGCCTGTTCAACCCGAACGGCATTTCGTACACGTCGCCGGAAATCGCTGGATTGCAAGCCAGCGCGATGATGGCGCTAGGCGGCACAGCCGGGGATTTTCAGGCGGGCCGCCAGTACTCGGCGAGCCTGCGTTATCACCTCGGCTCGCTGACCGTCGATGCCGCGCTTTACAGCGGCAACGCCGGCGGCAGCGCGGCATCGATCGCCATTCCGAGCGTGGTCGAATTCGACGGCCGCGCAATCGGCGCCAGCTACGTGTTCAACAACCTGACCGTGAAAGCGTCCTACGTGCAGTACAAGGTGGCGGGCTCGTTCAACGATCGAGTCTATTCAGGCGGCGCCAGCTATCGCATCACCCCCGCGCTGACCGTCGATGCGGGCGTGTGGGTCACGCGCGACGGCAACAACTCGTCGAACAATTCGATACTTGCATCCACCGGGCTCGATTACTCGTTGTCGAAGGCTACCGTGGTGTATGGGCAAGCGGGCTTCGTCACCAACCACGGCGCGATGCACACCGGTTTGTCCGTCAACAATGCGCTGAACGAAGCGACCGGCACAACTGCCGGTGTGAACCTCGGTATCCGGCACATGTTCTAG
- a CDS encoding class II aldolase/adducin family protein, translated as MNSALDIPSVRQMVSPEEWQVRVELAAAYRLVALFGWDDLVFTHISARVPGREHEFLINPYGLFFEEITASSLVKVDHEGQPVMPTPFDVNPAGFVIHSAVHEARPNVNCVLHTHTAHGIAVAAQEAGLLPLSQQSGFVLTNLAYHDYEGVALRDAEKARLVADLGEANYMMLRNHGLLTCGRTVAEAFQAMYLFETSCRIQILAQAGGKLIEVPQSIIETMGEQARQVSKGKGADLVWPGLLRRLTRRNPGYDL; from the coding sequence ATGAACTCCGCACTTGATATCCCCAGCGTTCGTCAGATGGTGTCGCCAGAAGAGTGGCAGGTCCGTGTCGAGCTTGCTGCTGCCTACCGGCTAGTCGCGTTGTTCGGTTGGGACGACCTGGTGTTCACGCATATTTCGGCACGTGTACCAGGCCGCGAGCATGAGTTTCTGATCAACCCGTACGGCCTGTTCTTCGAAGAAATCACGGCATCGAGTCTGGTCAAGGTGGACCATGAGGGGCAACCTGTCATGCCGACCCCGTTCGACGTGAATCCTGCCGGCTTCGTGATTCATAGCGCCGTGCACGAAGCGCGGCCCAACGTGAACTGCGTGCTGCACACACATACGGCGCATGGCATCGCGGTCGCCGCGCAAGAGGCCGGCTTGCTGCCGTTGTCGCAACAATCCGGTTTCGTGCTGACGAATCTCGCCTATCACGACTATGAAGGCGTCGCGCTGCGCGATGCGGAGAAGGCGAGGTTGGTCGCCGATCTCGGTGAGGCCAATTACATGATGCTGCGCAATCACGGACTACTGACCTGTGGACGCACCGTCGCCGAAGCATTTCAGGCGATGTATCTGTTCGAAACGTCATGTCGTATCCAGATTCTCGCGCAAGCAGGCGGCAAGCTGATCGAAGTACCGCAATCGATTATCGAAACGATGGGTGAGCAGGCGCGTCAAGTGAGCAAAGGCAAGGGCGCCGATCTGGTGTGGCCCGGCCTGCTGCGGCGTCTGACACGGCGCAATCCCGGCTACGATCTGTAG
- a CDS encoding branched-chain amino acid ABC transporter permease, with amino-acid sequence MFLQQVLNGLTLGGIYSLVALGLTLVYGILAVPNFAHGAFYMVGAFVSFYLMSRLGWNYWLAMIGSGLAVAVLAILAERLVFHPLRKSSELHPMIAAIGLLLFLEAGAQAIWGADFHRMATPYAGIVDLGGVTAPLQRLLIIGAAFALVVLLQLFLRYTVIGSSIIAMAQDREGASLMGIDANKVTMLTFGISGLLAAVAATLYAPINLVYPAMGQLVILKAFVIIILGGMGSVPGAIVGGLIIGMAESFGAFYISTDYKDIIAFVLLVVILSVRPQGLFTRELRAS; translated from the coding sequence ATGTTTTTGCAGCAGGTTCTCAACGGGTTGACGCTGGGCGGCATTTACAGCCTCGTCGCGCTCGGACTCACGCTGGTCTACGGCATTCTCGCGGTGCCGAACTTCGCCCACGGCGCGTTCTACATGGTTGGCGCGTTCGTCTCGTTCTACCTGATGAGCCGGCTCGGCTGGAACTACTGGCTTGCCATGATCGGCTCGGGCCTCGCGGTCGCGGTACTCGCGATCCTCGCCGAGAGACTGGTGTTCCATCCGCTGCGCAAATCTTCCGAACTGCATCCGATGATCGCCGCGATCGGCCTCCTGCTGTTTCTCGAAGCGGGTGCGCAGGCGATCTGGGGCGCGGATTTTCATCGCATGGCCACGCCCTACGCCGGGATCGTCGACCTCGGCGGCGTAACCGCACCGTTGCAGCGTCTGCTGATCATCGGCGCGGCGTTCGCATTGGTGGTGCTGCTGCAACTCTTCCTCCGATACACGGTGATCGGCTCGAGCATCATCGCGATGGCGCAGGACCGCGAAGGCGCGTCGCTGATGGGCATCGACGCCAACAAGGTGACGATGCTGACCTTCGGCATCTCGGGCCTGCTTGCCGCCGTGGCGGCCACACTGTACGCGCCGATCAACCTCGTCTATCCGGCGATGGGTCAACTGGTGATCCTGAAGGCCTTCGTCATCATCATTCTCGGCGGCATGGGCAGCGTGCCGGGCGCGATCGTTGGCGGCCTGATCATCGGCATGGCCGAGAGCTTCGGCGCGTTCTACATTTCGACCGACTACAAGGACATCATCGCCTTCGTGCTGCTGGTGGTGATTCTGTCGGTTCGTCCTCAAGGACTGTTCACCAGGGAACTGCGCGCATCGTGA
- a CDS encoding branched-chain amino acid ABC transporter permease produces the protein MKIFEGKRGWTLLFVLGLVFPFLATNDYMLTVMSTAYIFALATVGLNLITGYTGQFNLAHGSFMAVGAYTAGILTVDHQVPFWLAFIASGVVVAILGALVGLVSLRLRGHYFSIFTLCVGYIMFLVIEKWDSLTHGVSDIVGIPAPSGFGIVSFENPLPLYYLVFAFLVLGVWLMHRIVNSLLGRTFMAIRNSDGLAQSLGINLMRNKVLAFVLSVVYAGFAGGLYAGAVRFLGPDLAGVEHTFDMTMYMLVGGIGTLAGPLLGALAIPWLTQYLQFLQAYRFVVFGPILILLVIFLPNGIVGLYIARKNRHAKSASPKNGMAARQPQAARGDRHA, from the coding sequence ATGAAAATATTCGAGGGCAAGCGTGGATGGACGCTGTTGTTCGTGCTGGGCCTCGTGTTCCCGTTTCTGGCCACCAACGACTACATGCTCACGGTGATGTCCACCGCCTACATCTTCGCGCTGGCCACCGTCGGGCTGAATCTGATCACCGGCTATACGGGACAGTTCAATCTCGCGCACGGCAGCTTCATGGCGGTGGGCGCATACACCGCGGGCATTCTGACGGTCGACCATCAGGTGCCATTCTGGCTCGCGTTCATTGCCTCAGGTGTGGTTGTCGCGATACTGGGCGCGCTGGTCGGTCTCGTTTCGTTGCGTCTGCGTGGTCATTACTTTTCCATTTTCACCCTGTGCGTCGGCTACATCATGTTTCTCGTGATCGAGAAATGGGACAGCCTCACGCATGGCGTCTCGGACATCGTCGGCATTCCGGCGCCGTCGGGCTTCGGCATCGTGTCGTTTGAGAACCCGCTGCCGCTCTATTACCTGGTGTTTGCGTTCCTCGTGCTCGGTGTATGGCTGATGCATCGCATCGTCAATTCGCTGCTCGGCCGGACCTTCATGGCGATCCGCAATAGCGACGGCCTCGCGCAATCGCTCGGCATCAATCTGATGCGCAACAAGGTGCTGGCCTTCGTGTTGTCGGTCGTCTATGCCGGGTTCGCAGGCGGTCTCTATGCGGGCGCCGTGCGCTTTCTCGGCCCGGATCTGGCCGGCGTCGAGCACACCTTCGACATGACCATGTACATGCTGGTAGGCGGTATCGGCACCCTCGCCGGCCCGCTGCTCGGTGCGCTCGCCATACCATGGCTCACACAGTATCTGCAGTTCCTGCAGGCGTACCGCTTCGTCGTGTTCGGGCCGATCCTGATTCTGCTGGTGATCTTTCTACCGAACGGTATCGTCGGTTTGTATATCGCAAGAAAAAACCGGCATGCGAAATCGGCTTCGCCGAAGAACGGCATGGCCGCACGTCAACCGCAAGCCGCGCGCGGAGACCGCCATGCTTGA
- a CDS encoding ABC transporter ATP-binding protein — translation MLEIDSLSKRFGGLVAVDDVSTHIEAGKINAIIGPNGAGKTTFFNLISGTHLPSSGRILFKGQDVTKLGADRMARLGVARTFQSTALFDRASVLDNLIVGHRLRTRSGLWDVLTHSARLKQEERICRDKAREALDFVGLSAIAERMAGDISQEERKRAAVALALATEPSLMLLDEPAGGVNPEETEGLAELIRKLVKHGVTVCLVEHKMNMIMKLADRIMVLNYGKKIAEGTPAEIRATPAVIDAYLGSEHAEV, via the coding sequence ATGCTTGAAATCGACTCGCTCAGCAAACGCTTCGGCGGCCTCGTCGCGGTGGACGACGTCAGCACGCATATCGAAGCCGGCAAGATCAACGCGATCATTGGGCCGAACGGCGCGGGCAAAACCACCTTCTTCAATCTGATCAGCGGCACCCATCTGCCGAGTTCAGGACGCATCCTCTTCAAAGGCCAGGATGTAACAAAGCTGGGCGCCGATCGGATGGCGCGCCTCGGTGTCGCGCGCACCTTTCAATCAACCGCGCTGTTCGATCGGGCCAGCGTGCTCGACAACCTGATCGTCGGTCACCGGCTGCGTACGCGCTCGGGGCTATGGGACGTACTGACTCATTCGGCGCGGCTCAAGCAGGAAGAACGCATCTGCCGCGACAAGGCGCGCGAGGCGCTGGACTTCGTCGGCTTGTCGGCGATCGCGGAACGGATGGCGGGCGACATCTCGCAGGAAGAGCGCAAACGCGCGGCCGTGGCACTCGCGCTTGCCACTGAACCGAGTCTGATGCTGCTCGACGAACCGGCGGGCGGCGTGAATCCGGAAGAGACCGAAGGGCTTGCCGAACTGATCCGCAAGCTGGTGAAACACGGCGTGACGGTGTGCCTTGTTGAGCACAAGATGAATATGATCATGAAGCTCGCCGACCGCATCATGGTGCTGAACTACGGCAAGAAAATCGCCGAAGGCACGCCCGCCGAAATTCGCGCGACCCCGGCCGTGATCGACGCCTACCTGGGGAGCGAGCATGCTGAAGTTTGA
- a CDS encoding ABC transporter ATP-binding protein produces MLKFDNVSLDYGSFRALDGINLHANDGELVVLLGANGAGKSSIFLATSGLRRAASGSLRLGTRELLGMTPAQIVKNGVIQCPEGRKLFPGMSVLKNLTLGAYVHRGDKAGNQRNLDQVFALFPLLAERKDHPAGSLSGGQQQMVAIGRAMMARPKVLLLDEPSLGLAPLVVKQVFEVIQQINRAGTTVLLAEQNAFAALKIAHRAYVIENGRIVLEGDHASLMNNEAIRRAYVGG; encoded by the coding sequence ATGCTGAAGTTTGACAACGTCTCGCTCGATTACGGCAGCTTCCGCGCACTGGACGGCATCAATCTGCACGCGAACGACGGTGAGCTGGTGGTGCTGCTTGGCGCAAACGGCGCGGGCAAGAGTTCGATCTTTCTCGCCACGAGCGGCCTGCGGCGCGCCGCGAGCGGCAGCCTGCGCCTGGGCACGCGCGAGCTGCTCGGCATGACGCCCGCGCAGATCGTCAAGAACGGTGTGATCCAATGCCCCGAAGGCCGCAAGCTGTTCCCGGGTATGTCGGTGCTGAAGAACCTCACGCTCGGCGCATACGTGCATCGCGGCGACAAAGCCGGCAATCAGCGCAATCTGGATCAGGTGTTCGCACTCTTCCCGCTTCTCGCCGAACGCAAGGACCATCCGGCGGGTTCGCTGTCGGGCGGCCAGCAACAGATGGTGGCGATCGGCCGCGCGATGATGGCGCGGCCCAAGGTGCTGCTGCTCGACGAACCTTCCCTCGGTCTCGCGCCACTCGTGGTCAAACAGGTATTCGAGGTCATCCAGCAGATCAATCGCGCGGGCACGACTGTGCTGCTCGCCGAACAGAACGCATTCGCGGCACTGAAAATCGCGCACCGTGCGTACGTGATCGAGAACGGCCGCATCGTGCTGGAAGGCGATCACGCGAGTCTGATGAACAACGAAGCGATCCGGCGCGCTTACGTCGGCGGCTGA
- a CDS encoding ABC transporter substrate-binding protein — MTIKRLYARAALCAAVATTALLSAGTAMAQQVVHIGYSGPLSGGAAKYGQEVLDGMQMAAADVNQAGIEVAGKKIKFEIVPLDDKYNPAETAINARRLAQEQQAAVVLVPHSGGGFAVQTSNEQQKLLLLSYTSVPQISERGNKLTVRIPPAFTSYLNSFIKYEMATYGKKVALAATDTDYGKVWVAAFKPAWEAAGGTVVADNAMSYNRATDFYSGVSRVLAAKPDVMFIGGPSEPTGLIAQQARELGFKGGFIVMDQAKLDEVAKVTGGYAPLNGAIGVLPLANDETPNAKAFVERFRKSHGGRDPSQEVSLNYTAVYATALAMKLAGTVSDATAIRNQFDKAVKALPPQANPNGVSGVDDHGGFVLGNPLAAVVQGGQLKSAGLSSLAAAKQ, encoded by the coding sequence ATGACGATCAAACGCTTGTACGCACGGGCGGCTCTGTGCGCGGCTGTCGCGACGACTGCGCTACTGAGCGCGGGCACCGCAATGGCGCAACAGGTGGTCCATATCGGCTACTCGGGCCCGCTGAGCGGCGGCGCGGCGAAGTACGGTCAAGAAGTGCTCGACGGGATGCAGATGGCGGCGGCCGATGTCAATCAGGCCGGCATCGAAGTGGCCGGCAAGAAGATCAAGTTCGAAATCGTGCCGCTCGACGACAAGTACAACCCCGCCGAAACCGCGATCAACGCACGGCGTCTCGCGCAGGAGCAGCAGGCCGCGGTCGTGCTCGTACCGCATTCGGGTGGCGGCTTCGCTGTGCAGACCAGCAACGAACAGCAGAAACTACTGCTGCTCTCCTACACCAGCGTGCCGCAGATCAGCGAGCGCGGCAACAAGCTCACCGTGCGTATTCCGCCCGCGTTCACCTCGTATCTGAACTCGTTCATCAAATACGAAATGGCGACGTACGGCAAGAAAGTGGCGCTCGCCGCCACCGATACCGACTACGGCAAGGTCTGGGTCGCCGCATTCAAACCCGCGTGGGAGGCGGCCGGCGGCACGGTCGTCGCGGACAATGCAATGTCGTATAACCGCGCCACCGATTTCTACAGCGGCGTAAGCCGCGTACTGGCGGCCAAACCCGACGTGATGTTTATCGGCGGCCCGTCCGAACCGACCGGACTGATTGCGCAGCAGGCGCGCGAACTGGGCTTCAAGGGCGGCTTTATCGTGATGGACCAGGCCAAGCTCGACGAAGTGGCCAAGGTCACCGGCGGCTACGCGCCACTGAACGGCGCGATCGGGGTACTGCCCTTAGCCAACGACGAGACGCCAAACGCCAAGGCGTTTGTGGAACGCTTCCGCAAGAGCCACGGCGGCCGTGATCCGAGCCAGGAGGTCTCGCTGAACTACACCGCGGTTTACGCAACGGCCCTCGCGATGAAGCTGGCAGGCACGGTCAGCGACGCGACCGCGATCCGCAATCAGTTCGACAAGGCCGTGAAGGCGCTGCCGCCGCAGGCCAATCCGAACGGCGTGAGCGGGGTCGACGACCACGGCGGCTTTGTGCTCGGCAATCCGCTGGCGGCGGTGGTTCAGGGCGGACAGTTGAAGTCGGCGGGATTGAGTTCGTTGGCCGCGGCGAAGCAATGA
- a CDS encoding SDR family oxidoreductase: MDNFAGNVAVITGAGSGFGREFARLGTKLGMRLVLADVQQDALDETFAEVSAAGAQAIARRVDVARGEEIDALARATLDAYGGVHLVFNNAGVGGSGGLVWENTERDWQWLLGVNLWGVIHGVRVFTPLMLEAAKRDPDYRGHIVNTASMAGMLNPPMMGPYNVSKHAVVSLTESLYQDLSLVTQQVACSVLCPYFVPTGIAKAHRNRPSELANDTPPTLSQRVSRVMSEKAVSSGKVSAQEVADMVFDAIREEQFYIFSHPHALGAVKTRAEDIVMPRNPTDPFAERPEVRAQIIEALKG, from the coding sequence ATGGACAATTTTGCAGGCAACGTCGCGGTGATCACCGGTGCGGGCTCCGGATTTGGCCGGGAGTTTGCACGGCTCGGCACGAAACTGGGTATGCGCCTCGTACTCGCCGACGTGCAGCAGGACGCACTCGACGAAACGTTCGCCGAGGTGAGCGCGGCCGGCGCGCAGGCTATCGCGCGCCGTGTCGACGTGGCGAGAGGCGAAGAGATCGACGCGCTGGCGCGCGCCACGCTCGACGCTTACGGCGGCGTGCATCTGGTCTTCAACAATGCGGGCGTGGGCGGCAGCGGCGGCCTCGTGTGGGAGAACACCGAGCGCGACTGGCAATGGCTGCTCGGCGTCAACCTGTGGGGGGTGATTCATGGCGTGCGGGTTTTCACGCCGCTCATGCTCGAAGCGGCCAAACGCGATCCGGACTATCGCGGGCACATCGTCAATACCGCGTCGATGGCCGGCATGCTCAATCCGCCGATGATGGGCCCGTACAACGTGTCGAAGCATGCGGTGGTGTCGTTGACCGAATCGCTGTATCAGGACCTTTCGCTGGTCACGCAGCAGGTGGCGTGTTCGGTGCTGTGCCCGTACTTTGTGCCGACGGGGATTGCGAAGGCGCATCGCAACCGGCCGTCCGAACTTGCCAACGACACGCCGCCGACCTTATCGCAACGGGTGTCGCGTGTGATGAGCGAGAAGGCAGTGAGTTCGGGGAAGGTGAGCGCGCAGGAGGTCGCGGACATGGTGTTCGATGCGATCCGCGAAGAGCAGTTCTATATCTTTTCGCATCCGCACGCGTTAGGCGCTGTCAAAACGCGTGCCGAGGATATCGTCATGCCGCGTAATCCGACGGACCCGTTTGCGGAGCGGCCTGAAGTGCGTGCGCAGATCATCGAAGCGTTGAAGGGGTAG
- a CDS encoding class I adenylate-forming enzyme family protein gives MTWLETLMDEPFVCITDMLRRFAKERAEHAALICDGEIVTYAALDARVDRFAAALQRDGVKPCDAIALCAAASVEYVVAFLGGLRAGAAVAPLAPSSSAASLVSMIGNSGARLLFLDADVKRLLEPVAGEIDAIPIALDAHAGSTPLEAWLAPKGTTPETVTIDPAWPFNIIYSSGTTGTPKGIVQPHGMRWAYAARSIQRGYGPDATTLISTPLYSNTTLVSFMPTLTFGGTVVLMPKFDAIRYLELAHQYRVTHTMLVPVQYQRLMAHPDFDRYDLSSFQAKFCTSAPFAASVKADVVRRWPGKLTEYYGMTEGGGSCQLEADEFPAKLHTVGKPAEGHDIRLIDELGNEVAAGEVGEIVGHSPAMMTGYYRQPDKTAEAEWHDPSGKRFIRTGDMGRFDADGFLTLLDRKKDMIISGGFNIYPSDLEAELGSHPDVADVAVVGMHSAQWGETPVAFVVRRTDASIGAETLLAWVNARLGKMQRLSALIFVDALPRSPIGKVLKRELRERHDPAAR, from the coding sequence ATGACATGGCTCGAAACGCTAATGGACGAACCGTTCGTCTGCATTACCGACATGCTCCGCCGCTTCGCCAAAGAACGCGCTGAGCACGCAGCGCTGATCTGCGACGGCGAGATCGTGACTTACGCCGCGCTGGACGCGCGAGTCGATCGCTTTGCCGCCGCCTTGCAGCGCGACGGCGTCAAACCATGCGATGCGATTGCGTTGTGCGCGGCCGCCTCGGTGGAGTACGTGGTGGCGTTTCTCGGTGGCCTGCGGGCAGGGGCCGCGGTGGCGCCGCTTGCGCCGTCGTCGAGCGCGGCGAGTCTCGTCAGCATGATCGGCAACTCGGGCGCGCGGCTGCTGTTCCTCGATGCCGACGTCAAACGTTTGCTTGAACCGGTGGCCGGCGAGATCGACGCCATTCCCATCGCGCTCGACGCGCATGCAGGCAGCACCCCGCTTGAAGCGTGGCTCGCCCCGAAGGGAACCACGCCTGAAACCGTGACGATCGATCCGGCGTGGCCGTTCAACATCATCTATTCGTCGGGCACCACGGGTACACCGAAGGGTATCGTGCAGCCGCATGGCATGCGCTGGGCCTATGCGGCGCGCAGCATTCAGCGCGGCTACGGTCCTGACGCCACGACGCTGATCTCCACGCCGCTGTATTCGAACACGACGCTCGTGAGTTTCATGCCGACGCTGACATTCGGCGGCACAGTTGTGTTGATGCCGAAATTCGACGCCATACGCTATCTCGAACTGGCGCACCAGTACCGCGTCACCCACACGATGCTGGTGCCGGTTCAGTATCAACGCCTGATGGCGCACCCGGACTTCGACCGTTACGATCTTTCCAGCTTTCAGGCCAAGTTCTGCACCAGTGCGCCGTTCGCGGCGAGCGTGAAAGCGGACGTAGTGCGTCGCTGGCCCGGCAAGCTCACCGAGTACTATGGCATGACGGAAGGCGGCGGTTCGTGCCAGTTGGAGGCCGATGAATTTCCGGCCAAGCTGCATACGGTCGGCAAACCGGCGGAAGGTCACGATATCCGTCTGATCGACGAACTCGGCAACGAGGTCGCTGCAGGTGAAGTGGGCGAAATCGTCGGCCATTCGCCGGCGATGATGACCGGCTATTACCGGCAGCCGGACAAGACTGCCGAGGCGGAATGGCATGACCCGAGCGGTAAGCGTTTTATCCGTACGGGCGACATGGGGCGCTTCGATGCAGACGGATTTTTGACGCTGCTCGATCGCAAGAAGGACATGATCATTTCGGGCGGCTTCAACATCTATCCCAGCGACCTCGAGGCTGAACTGGGTTCGCACCCCGATGTCGCGGATGTGGCCGTGGTGGGTATGCACTCGGCGCAGTGGGGCGAGACACCGGTCGCGTTCGTGGTGCGCCGGACCGATGCATCGATCGGAGCCGAGACGCTGCTTGCCTGGGTCAACGCGCGGCTGGGGAAAATGCAACGGCTTTCCGCGCTGATCTTCGTCGATGCGTTGCCGCGCAGTCCGATTGGCAAGGTGCTGAAAAGGGAGTTGCGCGAGCGGCACGATCCTGCCGCGCGCTAA
- a CDS encoding long-chain fatty acid--CoA ligase: MNERHYPNWPPHVPKHLTLPETNIFYNAEVSAARFPNKPFIVFYDTPVTFAGFKDEAERVAGFLQQECHVKAGDRVLLYMQNSPQWIIAYYGILRANAVVVPVNPMNMSGELAHYVEDSGATTIFAPQCLFANVEPLIGTGPGRGIEHAIVATYSDYVKGPSSIPVPELVAAPRKTVNIPGVTPWREALEKHLAPGPLTTGPDDLCVMPYTSGTTGKPKGCMHTHRSVMSTLLGGCVWFSAPSDGVYLSVLPLFHVTGMQGGMNSAVFSGATIVVLPRWDREAAALCMQKYRVSAWQSITAMMVDFLSNPKLDEYDLSSLTGARGGGAAMPEAIARKLKSLTGLDYVEGYGMSETIAGTHINPPHRPKPQCLGIPVFDVDSRVIDPVTLQELPQGETGEIIVNAPQVMQGYWRNPKATEEAFIQLDGKRFLRTGDLGHIDEDGYFFMTDRLKRMINASGYKVWPAEVEALMYRHPAIHEVCVIGVKDAKRGETVKALVVPAASHAGAISEQEIIDWSHEQMASYKAPRIVEFVTSLPKSGSGKILWRKLQEEDAARTAAASQSSANTGSGGGTGGTSS, from the coding sequence ATGAACGAACGCCATTATCCGAATTGGCCGCCGCACGTGCCAAAGCATCTGACGCTGCCCGAAACCAATATCTTCTACAACGCCGAGGTGTCGGCGGCGCGTTTTCCCAACAAACCGTTCATCGTCTTCTACGACACGCCGGTCACGTTCGCCGGGTTCAAGGACGAAGCCGAGCGCGTTGCGGGATTTCTGCAGCAGGAGTGCCATGTCAAGGCAGGCGACCGCGTGCTGCTCTATATGCAGAACAGCCCGCAATGGATCATCGCCTACTACGGCATCTTGCGCGCAAACGCCGTCGTGGTGCCGGTCAACCCGATGAATATGAGCGGTGAACTGGCGCATTACGTCGAGGACAGTGGCGCAACCACGATCTTTGCACCGCAATGTCTGTTCGCAAACGTCGAGCCGCTGATCGGCACAGGCCCAGGTCGAGGTATCGAGCATGCAATCGTCGCGACCTATAGCGATTATGTGAAGGGGCCATCGTCGATTCCCGTGCCGGAACTGGTGGCCGCGCCGCGCAAGACCGTCAATATTCCGGGCGTCACGCCGTGGCGTGAGGCGCTCGAAAAACATCTCGCGCCGGGCCCGCTCACCACCGGTCCAGACGATCTGTGCGTGATGCCTTACACCTCCGGCACTACCGGTAAGCCAAAGGGCTGCATGCACACGCACCGCAGCGTAATGAGCACGCTGCTGGGCGGTTGCGTGTGGTTCTCGGCGCCGTCGGACGGTGTGTATCTATCGGTATTGCCGTTGTTTCACGTGACCGGCATGCAAGGCGGCATGAACAGCGCGGTGTTCTCCGGGGCAACCATCGTTGTATTGCCTCGCTGGGATCGGGAAGCGGCGGCGCTATGCATGCAGAAATATCGCGTGAGCGCGTGGCAGTCGATCACGGCCATGATGGTCGATTTTCTGTCCAACCCAAAACTGGACGAATACGATCTGTCGAGCCTGACAGGCGCGCGCGGTGGTGGTGCGGCGATGCCGGAGGCCATCGCCAGAAAGCTCAAGTCACTTACCGGGCTCGATTATGTCGAAGGCTATGGCATGTCCGAGACGATCGCCGGCACGCACATCAATCCTCCACATCGGCCGAAGCCGCAGTGTCTAGGCATTCCGGTGTTTGACGTGGATTCGCGCGTGATCGATCCGGTCACGCTGCAGGAACTCCCGCAAGGTGAAACCGGCGAGATCATCGTGAACGCGCCGCAGGTGATGCAAGGCTACTGGCGCAATCCCAAGGCGACGGAAGAAGCGTTTATCCAACTCGACGGCAAGCGTTTTCTCCGCACCGGGGATCTCGGTCATATCGACGAGGACGGGTATTTCTTCATGACGGACCGCCTTAAACGTATGATCAACGCATCGGGCTACAAGGTCTGGCCGGCGGAAGTCGAGGCGCTGATGTACCGGCATCCCGCGATTCACGAAGTGTGCGTGATCGGCGTGAAGGACGCTAAACGCGGAGAAACCGTCAAGGCACTGGTGGTGCCCGCTGCGTCTCATGCCGGTGCAATCAGCGAGCAGGAGATCATCGACTGGTCGCACGAACAGATGGCGTCTTACAAGGCGCCACGCATCGTCGAATTCGTGACGTCGCTGCCCAAGTCGGGTAGCGGCAAGATTCTGTGGCGCAAGCTGCAGGAAGAGGATGCGGCGCGCACGGCCGCGGCCAGTCAGAGCAGCGCAAACACCGGTAGCGGTGGCGGCACGGGAGGCACGTCGTCATGA